The Novipirellula artificiosorum genome includes a window with the following:
- a CDS encoding alpha-L-arabinofuranosidase C-terminal domain-containing protein: MKIITRAILFSAHLLCCLSGLTIANEATVTVKMDEMLHQRPVSLIGGNTEDLNYQLYGGLYSQLLHGEAFEEEIGVDFLGLSDQEKLQVYVRRDDTNEPFLWLFNGRGYPVVGDITEQVDDSIQQTRRKQTTVNLGSLVFDKKPYLTAEQLPGDLGKQLLDRFTGPEQISRQWNKVQSESAQGSFTLVRNGQFTGEQAQRITFVNGSGEWGIDNAGLHRWGIKLEGGKPYEGTLRVKSDERQSLFVSLRDADGKVLGEREVALKAEPGKYQRVEFNLVPNAGTADGRFTLVLRKPGTITVDYAFLQAGSWGRLQELPVRLEMAEAMKSMTMATIRYNGSMVNRSPDGHLYKWKEMIGPPDERQPYHGWFNPYASHGFTFFEFMDLCEILGIDCMFGIRIDETEQDVRELIEYCLGSEDTPWGRKRIELGHPKPYRLQMIQIGNEEAANSNYAQRVKALAGAIWDKNSNMQVALSLNVRAWEPGGERAKCLLDIARFVHELGQEKQLVLDSHYHSVVSHADTGLANFVGIDMHDYLAEQIPGFHLRLWPMEENGSRCDWDRGLAHAHNLNTFNRLPLCVERTGTANIFQAWNKNLVWNQGRIHFTPDQIFYQPSYYVDRMFGVEWLPVVLNAKSSEPLLDVTAKTNSKGDVLTLYLANIGAEAVDATLDIEGFTPTGVEVTRIGSPDLEAANTPENPDLIVPVTLDWDPASGKMQIPGYSFTTVRYAGSATNGFDLEKLQKPDQTQLVKAIVKQSRDAAASQVAGVGQASAAWSFDGDVLRQSNASRPDLTHVFGDPAWKNIDYSLQARKIRGSEGFLILFGDNGMTGQLWLNLGGWKNVRHGIEDMRGGRKRAVGGREDGSIDVGRWYDIRVRTEGRRIQAWLDGRKLFDGTAPGAMAIAGRVGVGTWNTAAEFRNIQVKDLAGEILFEGLPKLGVTTKSKPEPSGPGTIVVHVDQPTVTLKEELYGVFYEDINYAADGGLYAELAENRSFEYEPLKDKQIRRELERGDFSSLFSWKTVQRGGGRCTVSVEDAEPLNDNNCHYAQVRIEQAGEGVGLANTGYDGIYVEKGKVYEFSVFAKRTTDVDKPLFISLRKSDGSVIAKAMVRRISKDWKKYEATLTSSETAEQATLEVVTTGGSGTLCLDMVSLFPRDTFMGRKNGLRKDLAQAVADLKPKLFRFPGGCVAHGQGLDNAYRWKDTVGPVETRKPNFNLWGYHQSYGLGYFEYFQFCEDIGAEPLPILAVGVSCGFRDPKQFAPIDQLQPWIDDAIDLVEFANGPIESKWGRLRAEMGHPEPFGLKYIGLGNEDHDTPEFRERFPYFVKALRAAHPEITIVGTSGLGTGVPLYDHMCEQRVELSDEHYYQAPKWFINNQHRFDDWDRSLVPVFVGEYASRGNAMLNAVSEAAYLTGIERNGDIVHMTAYAPLFARYGFTQWKTANLIWFDHKTVVKTPNYHVQQLFSLNKGDVYLKNEDQGLPEEIGIAASLDKSSGDILVKIANPLAATYSVSIRLVGAGLLGSSGTLTVLSGAAAAANSLETPDAVTPAVRTIKVGERFDYTIPPMSVQFLRIPTGEPVK, from the coding sequence ATGAAGATCATCACGCGGGCGATCCTGTTTTCGGCCCATCTCCTTTGCTGTCTCTCCGGCCTGACCATCGCCAACGAAGCGACCGTCACGGTCAAAATGGACGAAATGTTGCATCAGCGTCCGGTGAGCCTGATCGGCGGCAACACCGAGGATCTGAACTATCAGCTGTATGGCGGGCTATACAGCCAGTTGCTTCACGGCGAGGCGTTCGAAGAGGAGATAGGCGTTGACTTTCTTGGTCTCAGCGATCAGGAGAAACTCCAGGTATACGTTCGCCGCGATGACACGAACGAGCCCTTCCTCTGGCTGTTCAATGGCCGTGGGTATCCTGTGGTGGGTGACATCACAGAACAGGTGGATGACTCCATTCAACAAACACGTCGCAAACAGACGACGGTTAATCTGGGCTCGTTGGTCTTTGACAAGAAGCCGTATTTGACTGCAGAGCAGTTACCCGGCGATCTAGGCAAACAACTGCTCGACCGGTTCACAGGACCCGAACAGATCAGCCGTCAGTGGAACAAGGTGCAATCCGAATCAGCTCAAGGCTCCTTCACGCTGGTGCGCAACGGACAGTTCACCGGTGAGCAGGCTCAACGGATTACCTTTGTCAACGGTTCCGGCGAGTGGGGTATCGATAACGCCGGGCTGCATCGGTGGGGTATCAAGCTCGAAGGGGGCAAGCCTTACGAAGGCACTCTTCGAGTGAAAAGCGACGAACGACAATCGCTCTTTGTTTCGCTACGCGACGCCGACGGCAAGGTGCTTGGAGAACGAGAAGTTGCGTTAAAGGCTGAGCCGGGAAAGTACCAGCGCGTCGAATTCAATCTTGTTCCCAACGCTGGGACGGCCGACGGTCGGTTTACCCTGGTCCTGCGCAAACCCGGCACGATCACGGTCGATTATGCGTTTCTTCAAGCTGGGTCCTGGGGGCGTCTGCAGGAACTCCCGGTCCGACTGGAGATGGCCGAGGCGATGAAGAGTATGACCATGGCGACGATCCGATACAACGGATCGATGGTCAACCGCTCCCCCGACGGGCATCTCTACAAATGGAAAGAGATGATCGGTCCGCCTGACGAGCGTCAACCTTACCACGGATGGTTCAATCCCTACGCTTCTCATGGCTTTACCTTCTTCGAGTTCATGGATCTTTGCGAGATCCTGGGCATCGATTGCATGTTCGGTATCCGAATCGACGAAACCGAGCAGGACGTGCGCGAGTTGATCGAATATTGCTTGGGCTCGGAAGACACGCCGTGGGGACGCAAACGGATCGAACTGGGCCACCCCAAGCCCTATCGTCTGCAGATGATCCAAATCGGCAATGAAGAAGCGGCAAATAGCAACTACGCTCAACGCGTCAAAGCGTTGGCCGGAGCGATTTGGGATAAGAACTCCAATATGCAGGTTGCGTTGTCGCTAAACGTCAGGGCGTGGGAGCCTGGCGGCGAGAGAGCGAAATGCCTGCTCGACATCGCTCGTTTTGTCCACGAACTTGGGCAAGAGAAACAACTGGTCTTGGATTCTCATTACCACTCGGTCGTCAGCCATGCCGACACCGGATTGGCCAACTTTGTCGGCATCGATATGCACGATTACTTAGCCGAGCAGATCCCCGGATTCCATCTGCGTCTCTGGCCGATGGAGGAAAACGGCAGTCGTTGCGATTGGGATCGCGGATTGGCCCATGCCCACAATCTGAACACCTTCAACCGCTTGCCCTTGTGCGTGGAACGCACAGGCACGGCCAACATCTTCCAGGCGTGGAACAAGAATCTGGTTTGGAATCAGGGACGCATCCACTTCACGCCCGATCAGATTTTCTACCAACCGTCGTACTACGTCGACCGCATGTTTGGCGTCGAATGGTTGCCCGTGGTGCTGAATGCCAAGAGCAGCGAACCGCTTCTCGACGTCACCGCCAAGACGAACTCGAAGGGCGATGTCCTCACCCTCTACCTGGCTAACATCGGTGCCGAAGCAGTCGACGCAACACTCGATATCGAAGGATTCACGCCCACGGGCGTCGAGGTCACGCGCATCGGTTCGCCCGACCTGGAGGCAGCCAATACGCCGGAGAATCCGGACCTTATCGTACCAGTCACGCTGGACTGGGATCCGGCTTCCGGCAAGATGCAAATACCTGGGTATTCCTTCACGACCGTCCGGTACGCGGGCAGTGCGACGAATGGCTTTGACCTCGAGAAACTACAGAAGCCGGATCAGACGCAGCTAGTGAAGGCGATTGTTAAGCAAAGCCGGGACGCGGCCGCATCGCAGGTCGCTGGGGTGGGGCAAGCATCCGCGGCGTGGAGTTTTGACGGCGATGTTCTCCGCCAGAGCAACGCATCTCGTCCCGACCTGACCCATGTGTTCGGTGATCCGGCTTGGAAGAACATCGATTACTCGCTTCAGGCTCGAAAGATCCGGGGTTCCGAGGGTTTTCTGATTCTCTTTGGCGACAATGGAATGACAGGGCAGCTGTGGCTGAATCTTGGTGGTTGGAAGAACGTTCGGCATGGGATCGAAGACATGCGTGGCGGTCGCAAGCGGGCCGTGGGCGGTCGCGAGGATGGCTCGATCGATGTGGGCCGCTGGTACGACATCCGCGTTCGCACCGAAGGCCGTCGCATTCAAGCCTGGCTCGACGGGCGGAAGCTCTTTGATGGAACCGCACCAGGAGCCATGGCGATCGCCGGCCGGGTAGGCGTCGGCACCTGGAACACGGCCGCCGAGTTCCGCAATATCCAGGTTAAGGACTTAGCGGGGGAGATTCTCTTTGAAGGTCTACCCAAGCTTGGTGTCACCACAAAATCGAAGCCAGAGCCAAGCGGGCCCGGAACGATTGTGGTGCATGTCGATCAACCCACCGTAACCTTGAAAGAAGAACTGTACGGTGTGTTCTACGAGGACATTAACTACGCAGCCGACGGCGGACTCTATGCGGAACTTGCCGAAAACCGGTCGTTCGAGTACGAGCCGCTGAAGGACAAGCAAATCCGCCGCGAGTTGGAACGCGGCGACTTCTCGTCCTTGTTTTCGTGGAAGACTGTCCAACGCGGCGGTGGACGCTGCACGGTATCGGTCGAGGATGCTGAACCTCTGAACGATAATAATTGCCACTATGCCCAGGTTCGAATTGAACAGGCGGGCGAGGGCGTGGGGCTTGCGAACACGGGATACGATGGAATCTATGTCGAGAAGGGAAAGGTCTACGAATTTTCCGTTTTCGCCAAACGCACGACTGACGTTGACAAGCCACTGTTCATCAGCCTTCGCAAATCGGACGGCTCGGTGATCGCCAAGGCGATGGTCCGCAGGATATCCAAGGATTGGAAGAAATACGAAGCCACGCTGACATCATCGGAGACTGCTGAGCAGGCGACCTTGGAAGTGGTTACGACCGGCGGCAGCGGCACGCTCTGTCTGGACATGGTGTCTCTGTTTCCTCGCGACACTTTCATGGGACGCAAGAACGGACTGCGCAAGGATCTTGCTCAGGCAGTGGCCGACCTGAAACCCAAGTTGTTCCGCTTCCCCGGTGGGTGTGTCGCCCATGGCCAGGGGCTGGACAATGCCTACCGCTGGAAAGACACAGTCGGACCGGTTGAAACCCGCAAGCCGAACTTCAATCTCTGGGGTTATCATCAATCGTACGGGCTCGGCTATTTCGAGTATTTCCAATTCTGTGAAGACATTGGCGCCGAGCCGCTCCCCATCCTCGCTGTTGGCGTGAGTTGCGGATTCCGCGATCCAAAACAGTTCGCTCCGATCGACCAGCTCCAGCCATGGATCGACGACGCCATCGATCTGGTCGAGTTCGCCAACGGTCCAATCGAAAGCAAGTGGGGGCGCCTCCGCGCAGAGATGGGGCATCCGGAACCGTTTGGCCTCAAATACATCGGGCTCGGCAACGAGGACCACGATACACCCGAGTTTCGTGAGCGGTTCCCCTATTTCGTCAAAGCCCTACGGGCAGCCCATCCGGAAATCACGATCGTCGGAACCTCGGGCCTGGGCACGGGAGTGCCGCTCTACGATCACATGTGCGAACAAAGGGTCGAACTGTCGGACGAGCATTACTACCAGGCTCCCAAGTGGTTCATTAATAACCAGCATCGCTTTGACGACTGGGATCGCAGCCTCGTTCCGGTCTTTGTTGGCGAGTATGCGTCCCGAGGAAACGCGATGTTGAATGCCGTCAGTGAGGCCGCCTACCTTACCGGTATCGAGCGAAACGGCGATATCGTGCACATGACCGCCTACGCACCGCTGTTCGCCCGTTACGGATTCACGCAGTGGAAGACCGCCAATCTGATCTGGTTCGACCACAAGACCGTGGTAAAGACGCCCAACTACCACGTTCAACAACTCTTCAGCCTCAACAAAGGCGATGTGTACCTGAAGAACGAGGACCAAGGGCTGCCAGAAGAGATTGGAATCGCTGCCAGCCTTGATAAGTCCTCGGGCGACATCCTCGTGAAGATCGCCAATCCGCTGGCTGCGACCTATTCGGTATCGATTCGTTTAGTGGGAGCCGGGCTTCTGGGCTCTAGCGGAACATTGACGGTGCTGAGTGGCGCGGCCGCAGCAGCCAACTCTCTGGAAACACCTGATGCGGTCACCCCCGCCGTGCGGACGATAAAGGTCGGCGAGCGGTTCGACTACACGATCCCGCCCATGTCGGTTCAGTTCCTTCGTATCCCGACCGGAGAACCAGTGAAGTGA
- a CDS encoding alpha-L-rhamnosidase C-terminal domain-containing protein, which yields MRNSFLAMALLLVAAPVSASTRIVDLRCEFMRTPLAIAKGVAPPGDIPVLLDNCLEDMKRHYNNHYAAGHITHQLLYDVYSDHGLIETCYDMMSDARFPSFAWMLQSGNQTIPEGPTLPQELPSRNTACQNEFQEPARWFPQTLCGVSPDRNEPAFKHVHLRPAFPLVTTTPYGSLESGWAQVSGEIAWTVRIPANSYENARFPVDSATLVKEVEATLEKSPGCELIQNNTNGIECRLGTGLYRFRFPAPTNAPSRLPESRNKSREEAK from the coding sequence ATGAGAAACTCGTTCCTGGCGATGGCCCTTCTTTTGGTTGCTGCCCCAGTCTCCGCGTCCACGCGAATTGTCGACTTGCGCTGCGAGTTCATGCGCACGCCGTTGGCCATCGCCAAAGGCGTTGCACCGCCGGGGGATATTCCTGTGCTACTCGACAATTGTCTCGAAGACATGAAACGCCATTACAACAATCACTACGCTGCGGGTCATATCACCCATCAGCTTCTGTACGACGTGTACAGTGATCACGGCTTGATCGAAACCTGTTATGACATGATGTCGGACGCGCGTTTTCCGAGCTTTGCCTGGATGCTGCAATCCGGCAACCAGACAATTCCCGAAGGCCCCACCCTTCCGCAAGAGCTTCCGAGTCGGAATACGGCTTGCCAAAATGAATTCCAGGAACCGGCTCGCTGGTTCCCCCAGACCCTCTGTGGAGTTTCGCCCGACCGCAACGAGCCGGCGTTCAAGCACGTTCATTTGCGTCCCGCTTTCCCACTGGTGACGACGACGCCCTACGGTTCGTTGGAAAGCGGCTGGGCACAGGTCTCCGGCGAGATTGCTTGGACCGTTCGCATTCCGGCCAATAGTTACGAAAACGCACGATTCCCGGTCGACAGTGCCACACTTGTCAAGGAAGTCGAAGCGACATTGGAAAAAAGTCCAGGTTGTGAGTTGATACAGAACAACACCAACGGGATCGAATGCCGGCTTGGTACGGGTCTGTATCGGTTTCGATTTCCCGCGCCGACAAATGCGCCGTCACGCCTACCCGAGTCCAGAAACAAGAGCAGGGAAGAAGCAAAATGA
- a CDS encoding family 16 glycoside hydrolase: MSDDKTRLSLLIQEMLDGRLDRSQRSDLLQRVESDESARQEYLDQIGTHAALKAVLADCLPHDSDAVNDQPVETTPRSLSRWYGIAIAVASLAAAILVCVLVWSNSQRDFTAAPVHFAEITDLREASFGLCDFATTPGASLTEGTLRLQAGEVDLKFACGAKMTLVAPAVLHLKTPMLVGLESGRLSCDVPEDAIGFQVESTEYTVTDLGTRFELEVGQRQWVRVLEGEVDVEPRESTVVRLVKGQTASVTKRRVTRHEVPLQEIPLGNLFDDPKGTPLRTAIDTDTRGATAQANGLGVERVVRAEEVPGVIQEIAPGVRIDLESVGWCEMSSRGVVNDSWCPYTLRPIQTRETRDTEDDLGEQGIGIHACQFVTFDIREIREAGSILKRPLAFVADRVGVNWDRPDDSQVNLAVIASNGREVTAAWVNGNRIEVNETDGVATLGEELPRHAWRFSPVSFFCPLNPGTRYVTLISSAPKGAKLQDAHGVFSGARLKVGSVRGWSSRDGHLVQMRDSADQRFLFGDVGWGDYEFSFEAKKRFGKEGFLVIVRCRDANEFCWVNIGGWQNQRTQVERKLVGERRQHPIGPESDFVIEQGRWYQIRVRCEGHTLSLFVDDELVLQYEDDGNMQSQGKVGIGTWSTSAVFRNVEVKSLDGDHLFDALAGPEAH, encoded by the coding sequence ATGAGCGATGACAAAACGCGTTTGTCGTTATTGATTCAGGAAATGCTCGATGGGCGATTGGATCGATCACAAAGATCCGACTTGCTCCAGAGAGTTGAATCGGATGAATCGGCGAGGCAGGAATACCTGGATCAGATTGGAACACACGCAGCCCTTAAGGCAGTGTTGGCAGACTGCCTCCCGCACGATTCTGATGCGGTCAATGACCAGCCCGTTGAGACAACTCCCAGATCATTGTCGCGATGGTACGGCATTGCAATCGCCGTTGCGTCGCTGGCCGCAGCTATCCTGGTCTGTGTGCTCGTCTGGAGCAACTCGCAACGTGACTTCACGGCTGCGCCTGTACATTTCGCCGAGATAACGGATCTGCGCGAGGCATCGTTTGGCCTCTGCGATTTCGCAACGACTCCGGGTGCGTCGTTGACCGAGGGGACGCTACGCTTGCAGGCCGGGGAAGTCGATCTGAAGTTCGCCTGTGGAGCCAAAATGACGCTGGTTGCTCCGGCTGTACTACATCTGAAGACGCCGATGTTGGTTGGGTTGGAGTCGGGACGTCTTTCCTGCGATGTCCCAGAGGACGCAATCGGGTTTCAGGTCGAATCAACTGAGTACACGGTTACCGATTTGGGAACACGTTTTGAACTGGAGGTTGGCCAGCGACAGTGGGTACGCGTGCTTGAAGGGGAAGTGGATGTCGAACCGAGAGAATCTACGGTCGTTCGCCTGGTGAAAGGCCAAACAGCTTCCGTTACCAAGAGACGCGTCACGCGGCACGAAGTCCCCTTGCAGGAGATTCCACTTGGAAATCTGTTCGATGATCCGAAGGGGACTCCACTGAGAACAGCAATCGACACGGATACACGCGGCGCAACCGCCCAGGCTAACGGGCTAGGCGTGGAGAGAGTCGTGCGGGCCGAGGAAGTTCCTGGGGTCATCCAGGAAATCGCGCCCGGCGTGAGAATCGATCTCGAATCAGTGGGCTGGTGCGAGATGTCCTCGCGTGGGGTGGTGAACGATTCTTGGTGCCCCTACACGCTACGTCCCATTCAGACGCGCGAGACTCGCGACACGGAAGATGACTTGGGGGAGCAGGGGATCGGGATTCATGCTTGCCAGTTCGTTACGTTCGACATCCGCGAAATTCGCGAGGCCGGGTCGATACTCAAGCGTCCGCTGGCTTTTGTCGCTGATCGCGTCGGGGTGAATTGGGATCGACCGGACGACAGTCAGGTGAACCTTGCGGTCATCGCCAGCAACGGCAGAGAGGTCACGGCCGCTTGGGTGAACGGAAATCGCATTGAAGTCAACGAAACTGATGGTGTCGCTACGCTTGGTGAGGAGCTTCCCCGACATGCATGGCGGTTTTCGCCGGTAAGCTTTTTCTGCCCGTTGAATCCGGGGACACGTTACGTCACGCTAATCAGCTCTGCTCCTAAAGGGGCAAAGTTACAGGATGCCCACGGTGTTTTCTCTGGAGCGCGGCTCAAGGTCGGTTCCGTTCGTGGCTGGTCGAGCCGAGATGGCCATCTCGTGCAGATGCGGGACTCGGCCGATCAGCGTTTTCTGTTTGGCGATGTTGGGTGGGGTGACTACGAGTTTTCATTTGAGGCCAAGAAGCGTTTTGGAAAAGAAGGGTTCCTGGTAATCGTTCGGTGCCGCGATGCCAACGAATTCTGCTGGGTGAATATCGGCGGTTGGCAGAACCAGCGAACGCAAGTGGAGCGCAAGCTGGTGGGCGAGAGGCGACAACATCCGATCGGGCCCGAGTCCGACTTTGTCATCGAGCAGGGACGTTGGTACCAGATTCGTGTACGCTGCGAAGGACACACCCTCTCGCTATTCGTCGATGATGAACTTGTCCTCCAGTACGAGGACGACGGAAACATGCAGTCGCAAGGAAAGGTCGGCATCGGGACTTGGAGCACGTCAGCCGTGTTCAGGAATGTTGAGGTGAAGTCGCTCGACGGCGACCATCTGTTCGACGCTCTGGCCGGCCCCGAAGCGCATTGA
- a CDS encoding class I SAM-dependent methyltransferase has protein sequence MRHPVRLPSTKATRCFEDGELDFVFIDGDHSYQSVKADLTAWHPKLRPGGILLGHDYDPERFPGVVNAVEGFANQQQLKPSRHKHSIWHLAPI, from the coding sequence GTGCGGCATCCGGTTCGTTTACCCTCAACAAAAGCTACTCGCTGTTTCGAAGATGGTGAACTCGACTTCGTTTTCATCGATGGCGACCACTCGTACCAATCGGTCAAAGCCGACCTAACCGCATGGCACCCCAAACTCCGCCCCGGTGGTATCCTCCTCGGCCACGACTACGATCCCGAGCGGTTTCCGGGAGTTGTGAATGCAGTTGAGGGATTTGCCAATCAACAACAACTGAAACCAAGTCGTCACAAACACAGCATCTGGCATCTAGCACCTATTTAG
- a CDS encoding DUF5060 domain-containing protein: MSERVYDEVNGTVIMELSGELKPWHPVTLDLAGPAATETDNAPNPFLDVRFGVQFTGPSRQRYDVPGFFDGDGEGNGTGNIWRVRFTPDEPGTWHYQTSFRAGDRIAISLDPQAGSPLSGDGVRGQFTIAARDLQAPGFLKWGRLQYNGTHYLKFADGPHWIRGGTDSPENLLGYAGFDATPPNHTYADHIPDWSPGDPDWGTGRGRGLIGALNYLSAQRVNSIYLLTHNIGGDGKDVWPWAGSPDPKGHPANDNLHYDISKLAQWEMVFSHAQRRGLFLHLVLNEAEAANKKELDGGELGPERKLYYRELVARFGHHLAMEWNLCEEFNVDYDLGPDRIRAFADYLGRLDAYDHPITVHTAHDPVEELAFLFGDPRFSLTSIQLNQRPIHVVTEAIRSATISAGRPLPVSLDEFTVDQGQKSWLPVDDAERQRKEKLWPTLLSGGMIEFILADLINTNSFKTPAREELWRFTWYARRFMEENLPFWEMQPADELVQVDEVYQVGIGQGKTVPLPPQVLAKEGKIYAIYLPNAALGGTLDLSRVKGPFSQRWFNPRSGEFAGTPQSIDAGGVIFLGGPPQEPHEDWVVLIKQEAK; the protein is encoded by the coding sequence GTGAGCGAACGAGTATACGATGAGGTGAATGGCACCGTGATTATGGAGCTCTCCGGAGAACTGAAGCCGTGGCATCCGGTGACACTGGACCTGGCCGGCCCCGCCGCAACGGAGACCGACAACGCACCGAATCCCTTTCTTGACGTTCGCTTTGGTGTTCAATTTACTGGGCCATCGAGACAGCGCTACGATGTCCCCGGCTTTTTCGATGGCGACGGTGAAGGCAACGGCACGGGTAACATTTGGCGAGTTCGTTTCACGCCCGATGAGCCGGGCACATGGCACTACCAAACTTCGTTTCGCGCGGGAGATCGCATTGCGATTTCACTTGATCCGCAAGCCGGTTCGCCGCTTTCGGGAGACGGTGTTCGCGGACAGTTCACAATAGCTGCGAGGGATCTACAGGCACCCGGCTTTCTCAAATGGGGGCGGCTCCAATACAACGGCACGCACTATCTGAAGTTTGCCGATGGTCCCCATTGGATTCGTGGCGGAACGGACAGCCCCGAGAACCTACTCGGTTATGCTGGATTCGACGCCACTCCGCCGAACCACACTTATGCGGACCACATTCCTGACTGGTCTCCCGGCGATCCGGACTGGGGCACGGGGCGGGGACGCGGTCTGATCGGGGCATTGAATTATCTATCGGCGCAGCGGGTCAACAGCATCTATCTGCTCACACACAATATCGGTGGGGATGGAAAGGATGTGTGGCCCTGGGCCGGATCCCCCGATCCCAAGGGACATCCCGCGAACGACAATCTGCACTATGACATCAGCAAGCTTGCCCAATGGGAGATGGTCTTTTCCCATGCCCAGCGTCGGGGGCTGTTTCTTCATCTCGTACTGAATGAGGCCGAGGCCGCCAACAAGAAGGAACTGGATGGTGGAGAATTGGGACCGGAGCGAAAACTCTACTACCGTGAACTGGTGGCTCGCTTCGGACATCACTTGGCAATGGAATGGAACCTCTGTGAAGAGTTCAATGTGGACTATGATCTCGGCCCCGATCGCATCCGTGCCTTCGCTGACTATCTCGGTCGGCTCGATGCTTATGACCATCCGATTACCGTGCATACGGCCCACGACCCTGTAGAGGAATTGGCGTTCCTGTTTGGGGATCCGCGTTTCAGCCTTACCTCCATCCAGCTGAATCAACGTCCCATCCATGTGGTGACAGAGGCGATACGCTCGGCCACGATTTCCGCTGGCCGGCCGTTACCCGTGTCGCTGGACGAATTCACGGTGGATCAGGGGCAGAAGTCCTGGCTGCCGGTCGACGATGCCGAGCGGCAGCGCAAGGAAAAACTCTGGCCCACGCTCCTCTCCGGGGGCATGATCGAGTTCATACTCGCCGACCTGATCAACACAAATAGCTTCAAGACACCTGCCCGAGAAGAGCTCTGGCGCTTTACCTGGTACGCACGCCGCTTCATGGAGGAGAATTTGCCGTTCTGGGAGATGCAACCAGCGGACGAGTTAGTCCAAGTCGACGAGGTTTACCAGGTAGGCATTGGCCAAGGGAAGACCGTCCCACTGCCTCCGCAGGTCCTGGCCAAGGAAGGAAAGATCTATGCCATCTATCTTCCCAATGCGGCGCTGGGCGGCACACTCGATCTCTCCAGGGTGAAGGGGCCATTCTCACAACGTTGGTTTAATCCGCGCTCCGGGGAATTTGCGGGAACACCGCAGTCAATCGACGCGGGCGGTGTGATTTTCCTGGGAGGCCCGCCCCAGGAGCCTCATGAAGATTGGGTTGTACTTATCAAACAGGAAGCTAAGTGA
- a CDS encoding sigma-70 family RNA polymerase sigma factor, producing the protein MPPDQYFLAVTGIQNKLHAYILSLLADPIAAQDVLQETNLVLVRKADDFRPDVNFDSWAYGTARMQVMAHLRDRKRDRLVLDEAFAEKLAPEAELMAEQTEERIRLLGVCVERLSDQHKMMLQWRYSKEMSIESMAGEIGKTASAVKQVLYRIRNLLAACVSERTQEGTVT; encoded by the coding sequence ATGCCGCCAGATCAATATTTCCTTGCCGTCACGGGGATTCAGAACAAATTGCACGCCTACATCCTGTCGCTGTTGGCTGACCCGATTGCGGCTCAGGATGTGCTTCAGGAGACCAACTTGGTGCTCGTTCGCAAGGCCGACGACTTTCGCCCGGATGTGAATTTCGATTCTTGGGCTTACGGCACAGCGCGGATGCAGGTGATGGCCCATTTGCGGGATCGAAAGCGGGATCGATTGGTACTCGACGAGGCTTTCGCCGAAAAACTGGCCCCCGAAGCGGAGTTGATGGCAGAACAGACTGAAGAGCGTATCCGATTACTTGGGGTGTGCGTAGAGCGACTATCGGACCAGCACAAGATGATGCTTCAGTGGCGGTATAGCAAAGAAATGTCAATTGAGTCCATGGCAGGCGAAATCGGCAAGACGGCGTCAGCCGTAAAACAAGTGCTGTACCGGATACGTAATCTGCTGGCGGCCTGTGTCAGTGAGCGCACGCAAGAGGGAACGGTGACATGA